GGAGCGCAGGGTCCACTCCCGCCACGGGGCGATCACCCGCAGGTGCGGCGCCAGGGCCTGGTAGGCGAGCTCGAAGCGCACCTGGTCGTTGCCCTTGCCGGTGCACCCGTGGGCCAGAGCATCGGCGCCCACGGCCAGGGCCACCTCGACCTGCACCCGGGCAATCAGCGGACGCGCCAGGGCCGTGCCCAGCAGGTACCGCCCCTCGTAGGCCGCGTTGGCCCGCAGGGCGGGGAAGATGAACTCGGTGGCGAACTGGCGCTTGACGTCCACCAGGTGCGCGGCATCCGCCCCGCTGGCCAGCGCCTTGCGCCGGACCGCCTCCAGGTCCTCGGGCTGCCCCACATCGGCCACCACGGCAACCACCCGGCAGCCGTAGGTCTCCTTCAACCAGGGAATGATGACGGAGGTATCCAGGCCGCCCGAGTACGCCAGGACCACCGTCCGCGGAGCCGTCATGAGGGTCCCTCCTCATCCTTCGGGCCGGCGGCGGCCGCCGCCAGGGCCGCGTCCAGGATCTCGATGGCTTCGTCCACATCCGCCTCGCCGATGATCAGCGGGGGGGCCAGGCGCAGGACGGTGGGCTGCACCGCGTTGACCAGCAGGCCTCTGTCCCGGCAGGCGTCCACCACGGGCGCCGCCTCGGTGGCCAGCTCCACCGCCACCAGCAGGCCCAGACCCCGCACGTCGGTGATGACCGGGTGCCGGCGGGCCAGCGCGCGCAGCCGCTCGGCCAGGTAGTCCCCGACCCGGGCGGCCCGCCCCACCAGGTCCTCCTCGTCCAGGGTCCGGGCCACCGCCAGGGCGGCGGCGCAGGCCAGGGGGTTGCCTCCGAACGTCGACCCGTGATCGCCCGGCGCCAGGGCCTCGGCCGCCCGCCCGCGGGCCAGCACCGCGCCGATCGGCACGCCGCCGCCCAGCCCCTTGGCCAGCGTCACCACGTCGGGCGTCACCCCGAAGTGCTGGTAGGCAAACAGGCGCCCGGTGCGGCCCATCCCGGTCTGCACCTCGTCCAGGATCAGCAGCAGCCCGTGGTCGTCGCACAGCCGCCGCGCCTCCGCCAGGTACTCCCGCGTCGCCGGGTGTATCCCGCCTTCGCCCTGCACCGGCTCCAGCATCACCGCGCACGTGGCGGGCGTCACCGCCGCCCGCAGGGCCGGGACGTCGTTGAAGGGCACCGAGACGAACCCCGCCGGCAGCGGCTCGAACCCCTGG
This region of Armatimonadota bacterium genomic DNA includes:
- a CDS encoding acetylornithine transaminase, which produces MDIRTLIELSDRYLMRTYRRAPVAFRSGEGARLVGVDGRTYLDFVAGIAVCALGHNHPALTRAICAQAGRLLHVSNLYHIPEQVDLARWLVEHSVAERVFFCNSGAEAVEAAIKIARKVGRADGGRRFEVIVAERAFHGRTLGALAATGQARYRQGFEPLPAGFVSVPFNDVPALRAAVTPATCAVMLEPVQGEGGIHPATREYLAEARRLCDDHGLLLILDEVQTGMGRTGRLFAYQHFGVTPDVVTLAKGLGGGVPIGAVLARGRAAEALAPGDHGSTFGGNPLACAAALAVARTLDEEDLVGRAARVGDYLAERLRALARRHPVITDVRGLGLLVAVELATEAAPVVDACRDRGLLVNAVQPTVLRLAPPLIIGEADVDEAIEILDAALAAAAAGPKDEEGPS